The sequence below is a genomic window from Felis catus isolate Fca126 chromosome A2, F.catus_Fca126_mat1.0, whole genome shotgun sequence.
CACCTGGTCTGGACGCCCTAGGGGAGGGACATCTGTGTTAGCAGTGACTCCGGATGCAGGCAGAgtcacagcccctccccccccaatcttacaggtggagggggcagggagacaaCCGCAGAGAGAAGACCCAGATCTCAAAGCTGCCAGGGTCCCCTCCCGCCACCCCTGACCAGAAGAAGCACGCAGGTCAGGATGGCTtcgtttctttcctttatttaaaaaaatcatttgggggTCTGGTGTGAGGAGGGCACACCTTTCATGGCTTGGGGAGGACAGTTTCCGGAAGGGATCACTGGGGTGAAAACGCGGTGGGGGAAGGACTGGGGACTTAGGGGAGGGGCTCCGCCCTCCAGCACCTCTGGACCTAGAGCTCACTCAGAGGCCGGGTGGGGCGGGGCTTCGGTATGTACAGGGGGCGGGGCCAGCCGGGGTCGCGGCCACCAAGGCAGGCCCCGTACCATTTGCCCCTCTGGGCAGATCAGGTCGGGAGTTCGTGCCCGCAGCTGCAGGGGCCCTTCTctgggcgggggccggggcctGGCAGAAAGCCAGCCTGTGGGACCTCGAGGGGGGCTGGGCCAGCGTGCTGGGGGCCAGGGTCAGGGCGGCCCAAGCATCCCCAGTGAATAGACCAGGACGCCACACGCTGCCTCCTACCAGAGAAATGGGGACCCAAGATGCATTGCTATGTGCGGTTAGAACAAACATGAGACGGAATCCTATTTGAATCCTGTGTTCAGGCGGTTGGTCGGGTGGCCCTGAGCTGCAGGGACGGCGTGTGGGACCCCCCCACGTCCAAGGCCCCGGGGGGACACTTGGCTCAGGGCGGGTCcgggccagccctgcccacccccccacgtCCTGAAGGACCGCATCACAGCCCCTGCCCGGCTCCCCCGAGCAGGGAGTGAAGACCCTCTCCTGACGCCCAGAAACGTGGCAGGGGGCGCGgtacggggtgggggtggcctaCTTGCATCAGGTGGCTTCGGGGACCGGGCGGCCTAGGTGTAGAAGATGACCTCGGGGATCTGGCCGTCCTCCACGGACGTGCCGTTGTTGTTCCCCGCCGCGTAGCAGAAGGTAAAGCACGTCTTGGCCCCCGTCGTGGGCGACTCGTGGGTCACCTTGCGCAGGCCCTTGGTGCCATAGTGGGAGTCTGGGCCCTGGGTGGGAACAGTCCCTGCGGTCAGGCACCCAGGGCcccaggagggtgggggctggggggggcccagggtgaggaggggtggggggcagcagagCCCCTCCCCAGGGTGTCTGTGCTGTGGGGGGTGTCGGGGGGGATGGGGGACGGCAGAGCCCCTCCCCAAGGTGTCTGTGCTGTgagggggggccgggggggaTGGGGAGCGGCAGAGCCCCTCCCCAGGGTGTCTGTGCTGTgagggggggcctgggggggggtcggggggcgGCAGAGCCCCTCCCCAGGGTGTCTGTGCTGTGAGGGGGGCCAGGGGGGGATGGGGAGCGGCAGAGCCCCTCCCCAGGGTGTCTGTGCTGTGAGgaggtccgggggggggggggtcggggggcgGCAGAGCCCCTCCCCAGGGTGTCTATGCTGTgaggggggggcctggggggggggtcggggggcggcagagcccctccccagggtgtctgtgctgtggggggggggggcccagcgCGGCAGACGCCCCCACAGCGACACACCGCATAGGCACCCTATAGCTGTACCCACTAGAGGCTGATCCCGGACAGGCCCAGGGCTCACCTTGAGCGTGGCGCAGGCTGTGTAGTTGACGTTGGGCAGCATTTCCACCGGCTCCTTGAACATGACCCGGAAGGTGCTGGCGGAGCCATCACAGCTGAAACCCGTGTCGTTCTGGCCCAGGACGGTGTTGCTGTCCGTGTGGATGATctgcgggggcggagggggggggcaggagccGGCGCTGCTCaccagggccccccacccccacccccgcgggGCCCCTCAGAGGCCGACGGGGGCCGGGGGGGCCACGCGAGGAGTCCAGCCTGGGACCCGCGCGGAGGcgacgggggcggggcgggcaccTGGATGTTCACTTGGTAATCGGTGGGCCCGTGGATGGAGCCGTACAGCCCGAAGCCAACCACGAAGATGCGCTTGTTGACCGAGAACCTGAGCCGCGGACACAGGGGATGCTGAGCCGCCGGGCCGGCCGCCTTGGCCGGTCCCGCGAGAGCGGCCGCAGGGGGCGGCGCCCCACCCGGTGCCGCGGGGACCCCGGCCGCGCCTGGCCCACCTGATGCGGTCGCTCGTGCCGCTGTAGCCCCAGCGGCTCTCCACCTGCTGGAAGCGGTTGATGCTGCACTCCTTCCCGCGGAGGCAGCAGCGAGGCCGGTCGATGAAGTCCACGCGCGGCTTGGGGTTGACGGTGAAGTGCAGGAAGAGGCTGACCGCCTCGCGGTCCACGAGGATGCCCGACTGCGCGGGCCCTGCGGGCACAGGGGGCGGAGGTCGGGCTGCGGCGGGGGCCCGCCCGGCGGCTGGGGAGGGCGGGCAGGGTGGGTGGCGGTGAGCCTCCAAGGGCACCAGAGTGAAGATGCCGGGGGCCGGCAGCCCTGGGGCAGGATGGCCCCTCcctgcatgggggaggggggaaggagtcCGGTTCATGGCCTCACTCAGCAACCCCACCGCCCAGGTTGCCCACCTAGCGCGCGGCCACCCCTGCCCTAAGCGCGTGGGGCCGCCCGCCGCCAGGGCGTGACTCCCCGGACAGGCCCCGAGCCGGAGGGGCTCCAGGAGGTGGAAGCAGAGGAGGACAGGCGGCGTGGGGGGACTCCCCTcgacacccccccctccccgcaggcTCACGAGAATCCTTCAGCTCTGAGCCGGTTTCTGCAGGCTGCCCCAGTGCTGCTCGGCCCCCCCGCTCCTGTGCCCTGGCCCCGGGGCCTCTACGTGAATAAGGAGGATACAACGGGGAGACAGAACGGTAACCAGGGCTTTTTAATCTCTGCACAGAAAACGCAGAAGGAGCTACAGGAGGCCGCGGCTGGGGCACACTtagcttggggggggggcggtcttcGGAGGGTTTTTTCAGACTTCCCTCTAGGTCTCTTGTATTTAGGGGTACCTGAGAAGCAGGACACTTCTCTAAAACATGCTGAGTGACAAGGGACACCCATCACGGAGGAACGGAACACGAAAGCCCGGCTCAATCCAAGAGGACACACACAGTGTCCTTCCCCGCGATTTCGGCAGAGCAGGGGCCAGGACTGGGCTACCTCAGCCTGGGGGACCCACAGGGTCCGGGGGAGCGGGGGCGAGGTGGACACAGGAGGGGGCCCGCACAGGGGGTGGCGGCAGGAAGCAGCAAACACTCCCCTCCCAGGGTGAGGGGGTGGGCCGGGTCACAGGGGCCTGGTACCCCACTGGGTTTGGCTGCCAGGTGTGCCGGGGGGGCCTCCAGGAGAGTGCTGGGGGCACCAGTctggtggcgggggaggggtccAGCTAGGTTCACACAGGGAGGGGTCTTAGGATGGGATggtgcagcctggagcctggccccCTGAGCCACGTCCAGGTAACATCTGGGACCCTCATGACCGGGGTGCTCCTGGCCCCAGTGACAGCCCCCCATCCATCCTGGAGAACGACCCAGCCCCGGTCGGAAGTGGCCAGGCCACCACAGTCACCACCTACTgccagagcctggcacacggGAGGCACTAAGTGATGAGCAAGCGATCCCGGAACACAGAGCCTCACCTCAGCACTGACAGACAACCCTATGGACGAACAGACGTGACGCAGGGGACCCTGTCACATCCAAATTTCAGATCAAAGAGAGCTACTCTCGGGGGTAAATCTGTCCCAGGGAGCACAGACAAGAAACTCATGCTACACGGTCCCAAACAGCCCTAACCGGGGACGGGGCTGCACCGGCCAGGCCACCGGCGGTGACGTGGCCTCACCCAGGACCCTCCAGCCCCGCAGGGGAGGGCTGGCTCTAGGTCACGCACCGCTGCGGGAGCCGCATCCACACGGGACAGGAGGCACGGCCAGCTGCCCCCACGTCTGCCCGGGGccgagccccccaccccacccccccacaggCTTGTCAAGGATGCTGATGCCAGAGCCTGGCCCCTGGGACGCCGGCCCCAGCCCCGGGGGGACCAGCGCGCAAACGCAGACACGCGACGCAGAAGGAAGCCCAGGCGCCAATCTGGCGGCATCCGCGGGGCCTTCCGTCCTCACATCCAGCTCTCGGGGCGGGTCACACCTGGGGTCCCCGGGGGTCAGGCTCCCGCCGAGCGGCCCCCGCCCCCTGACAGTTACCTGCAGCGAACTCCTCGATCGTCATGAGCGGGAAGCGGATGAGCGCGAGCGCCTTGCCCAGCACCTTGCGCTTGTTCTCGGGCGTCACCTGCAGCTGCTGCCGCTGGCACTCCGCCTCGGCCCAGCGCACGACCGCGTTGAACAGGCGCACCTCCCGGATGCCCAGCGTGTCCCGCTCCAGCACGGCCACCAGCGTGTCTGTGGGAGGGGCCGGCTCAGCGCGGATGCCCCTCCCCctcgcggccccgccccccgcccccctaccCACGCCGGCGCGCCTCACCCAGGTCGATGTCCGTGAAGCCCTCGGCGGTGATGGCGTCGGCCGTGTTCTTGTCGATGTTCTCCAGGCACAGGCTGGCCAGCTGCGGCTCGTCGAAGAGTCGTGCCTGGAAAGAGGGAGCGCGTCAGCCGCGGTGGGaggcaggccccccccccccaccccgctgccgCTCTGACCCTGTCGCAGTCTCCCAGTGTCGCGAGGTGGGTGGACAGGACAcgcccctgggggtgggggggggggcctgaacGGCCTGCGCACTTCCCAGCACCGGAGACCGCGCCATCGGGAACCCGCCCGAAGGGTGGGGGAACCAGGAGCCCAGAAGATTCCGGCCCCTTCCACCCAGCACGACCCCTACAGCCTGGGACCGGCGTGGCCGCAGCGCTGAGCCCCGCGGGCCCAGCTCCAGCCTGTCAGGGCAACTCAGTGAGGGGTCCGGGaccccccccctaccccccccccccccccccgccagcccctgcGCAGCCGCTCTGGGCCTGACCAGCCCCACCTGGCCACGCCCGGCCccctggaaaagggaaaaacGCAGGCGGAAAATCTTCAGTCAACAAGTGCCAGGTGCCCGCCCGCGTAGGGCCTGCGAGGGCACCAGgtcaggatgggggggggggggagcaaaatTTAAGGGACATCAAAAATTCAGGGATCCATCCCCATCTCAGGTCCTcgcccttgcccccccccccccccccccgcaacctaTCCGCACCTGCGTGCTCGCGcctggcccttcccctcccccacaccttccTCCTCAACCCAAGTCCGCGCGCACCTCCTCCCCGGGCCCCCCCAACCCTGCGCCTTCGCCCAGCCCACCCGCGTTCTCGCccgccccccggcgccccccccAAACCCTCGTCTCCGCCGCCTCCCCCACCTCGCGCACCTTAGTCTCCGCCGCGTCCCAGCGTCCTCCCACCCGCGTCCTCGCCAGGTCCCAGCGCCCTCACCCGCCCTCCCCGCAGCACACCTGCGCCCTCTGTGGGCGGCGCGGTCGCGCCCGTAGCCTCGCGCGCCCTcggcctggccccgcccccgcgtCCTCACCCGTCTCCCCACCCCTTCATCCTCacccggtcccccccccccacgcctcgCCCGGCCCCGGCGCACCCGCACCCTCTCTGGAGCACGAACACCCCGCCGGGTCGCactgccctccccagccctcccctgccctccccatccgcccccggggcccggccccgcccccgcgcacCTGCGTCAGCAGCATGAACGCGTTGTCCGCCCGCAGGTTCTTCTTCAGGAACTCCACGCAGTGGGCCTCGAGCGCCGGCACCGCGTACTTCTTGGCGGTGTACAGCGTGGTCATGACTGTCTCGGGCCCGATCTGAACCTCATCCGAGTAGAGAAACCTGCAAGACAGACGGCTCGCTCGCTCAGACCCCGCCCACCAGCCCGGCCCCGACGGCTCGCTCGCTCAGACCCCGCCCCACCAGCCCGACCCCGAGGAACCTTCCAGAGCCGGTGTCTTTCGCGCTGTAGCCTACCGACGTGACCCGGCAAAGACTATCTGCCTCGAAACCGGCCAGAGGCTAAGCCACCCGCACTCGGACACCAGAACGCGGGGCCGTGCAGCGACCGGCTTCCTTCCCGGTGACACCCCGATGCGGGGGCACCAGGGCCACCAAGACTCCCCCAGAGGCACCTGCATGGGATCTGCCCTGGGGAGAGAGCCTGCCACACCTCCGGGCCTGGACGGCAGGCCTGGCTGCAGAGCTCAGCGAGTTCTGGGCGAGCAGAGGACCAGAAACGCCGCCTGAATCAGACACTCGACACGATGACCGCCCCTCCCGCGATGTGAACTTGGGCTCAACTGAAAAACAACGAGGCAGTGGAGGTACCAGGACCCTCGTGCAGAGCTGGCAGGGGGTTCAGGATGCAGCCACAAGGGCAAACACCTGGAAGGGTGTGCCTGCCCTCCtaccgaccccccccccccccccgccgcagaATGTGCCGGAAGCCAAACGCAGCTCCACATATCAACAGCTACGATCCTGTGGGGTCCGGGAGACCCTGGACCTGAGGAGACCGGGGATGCTGCCGGACCCCCCACAGGACCCGGGACCGAACCCGGAAGTCAgcagtgcaggggtgggggtgggggggacagccAGGATCGGTGCCAGGAGACGGCTGAGCCTTTCACACACCAGTTATGACAGTGTCCACCCTCTTGGGGGCAGCCCAGCAAAACTGACTCAAGCccgagggtggggggggggcgggagagacagagcagggagatTGTAGCCGGAACCCGCATGTCACCAGACTTCAATCTAAACCTGTcccctggggtgtgtgtgtgtgtgtgtgtgtgtgtgtgcgcgtgtgtgcgtgcgtgcgtccTCACAGCTATCACTTTTCTTCTATTCGTTACAATAAAAtacaacacaggggcgcctggctggctcagtcagaagaacacgcaaatcttgaccttggggtcgtgagttcgagccccacatggggtgtaagagattaaataaacttaaaaaaatactttaaaccaTCATAAGCATTTTTACGCATACACTTCAGCAGCATCGGGCACACTCACACTGTCCTGCACCCGCCCCCGCCATCCGCCCCCAGAACCTTCCATCTCCCCGGACTGAGACCCTGTCCCCACGAAGCACGGactccccacccctggctcccaccgTCCGCTCTCTGTCCCTGTGGACGGGACTCCTCCGGGGACCCCCTGTGAGTGGGGTCGCGCGGGACGCGTCCTTCTGTGTCCGGCTCTGGTCACCGCGCACGGCGACCTCCGGGCCCGTCCACGCAGCGGCAGGCAGCAGGACGTCCTTCCTCCCCGAGGCTGGGTCATCCTCCGGGGGTGAATGGACACCCCGTGTTTGTCTGTTACGTGCCAGCAGACAGTGTGTCCACCTTTCACGGACGCTGCCGCTGTGAAACTGGGGGGCAAGCGTCCGTCTGCGCCCCGGCTTCCGGTTACCCGCACAGACGTCCGGGAGTGGAACAGCCGGGTCACAGGGTGACTCTACGCTTACGCCTTTTGAGGGGCCTCCAGACTGTTTCCGCGGAGGCCACGAGGGCCCCGATGTCTTCACTTCCTAATTGTTGTTACTTTCCTTTGGCTTTtctggcttttggtttttttaatactAGGTGCCCTGGTGGTTACGAAGTGATAGCTTACGGTTTTGTCACctgtttttgtcaataaagttctgtcggcacacagccccaCCCATGGCTTACGAAGAGGCCCTGTCTGCTTTTCCGGGAACCGCGGCAGTGTGAGCGGTGGTGACCGAGCCCGTCTGGCCCCAAAGGGGCAGTCGGCCGCCCCTGGGCTTAGCGGTCTGAGAAGCTACATAGAGACGCAGCCAGGAGATTGTTCCCAAAAGCGCTCCCTGTCACCGGGAAGACGCTAGGGGCGGCGCACAGGACCGACCACATCAGCGTCAGGGACTAAGGGGCATCCACAGACGGAACCAACCGGAACAAAATTCtccccagggggcaggggggtgcaGGGACACCAGCTGGGGGGCACAGCCAGGAAGCACATGGCCTCGGACACGGCAGATGGGAGGCAGGTCTGTTCTGTCCTTTATGCTCTTCTGGAACCTTCTTTTTtccctgttccctccctcccttcctctctctcttgtgAACCTGTGCCGTCTTTATCATtataacagagaaaaaataaactgctttTACAGAGATGTTTTAACTGTTCGGGGTAATCTTTAAAGTTACCCACCGTGATTCACACCCAGCGCTTCTGGAAGCAAGAGAACTGTGCTCGGCTGAGCAAGGAGGACAGTCTGGAAGCTCGGGAGAGCCAGCGGCCAGGCCTCACCTGTGGCCTCTGGCTGCCGGCTGCCTGCGGCCCCCACCCTGGGCATCCACCGCGTTTATTTAAAGTACTTGAGGAGAAATTCTGAGGCTCAAAACAGGAAAAGCTAGAGGTGGCATTTAACATTCTTGCAACGTCTTACTTCCTCCAAAACTCGTGTCGACTCCAAAGGATGAAAACGGGGACTCACGCGCACGGCAACGTGGCCGGGCCTCAACACGCGACGCTCGGGGAGGGAACCCGACACGAGAGGCCACGCGGGGTGTGAGTCCGCGTGTGTGAAACGTCCAGAACAGACCCAGCCACGGACGGGAAGGGGGCTcgtgggggccgggggagggggtgacGGCCGATGGGGACGGGGCTGCTCTTTGGGGCGACGAGAAGGTAGAATGAGGCAGTGGTGAGGGGCACACGACCCCCGCGAATGCCCGCAAAGCGCTCAACAGCACACTGTACACGGGTGAAT
It includes:
- the BTBD2 gene encoding BTB/POZ domain-containing protein 2, with product MAAGGSGGRASCPPGVGPGAGGGPGPSANAAAAPGNAAAAAAAAAAAAAAAPAPAAPGPPPAPGPGPGPGSGPGAQAAAGGERAAEEPGAAALLREPVYNWQATKPTLKERFAFLFNNEVLCDVHFLVGKGLGAQRIPAHRFVLAVGSAVFDAMFNGGMATTSTEIELPDVEPAAFLALLKFLYSDEVQIGPETVMTTLYTAKKYAVPALEAHCVEFLKKNLRADNAFMLLTQARLFDEPQLASLCLENIDKNTADAITAEGFTDIDLDTLVAVLERDTLGIREVRLFNAVVRWAEAECQRQQLQVTPENKRKVLGKALALIRFPLMTIEEFAAGPAQSGILVDREAVSLFLHFTVNPKPRVDFIDRPRCCLRGKECSINRFQQVESRWGYSGTSDRIRFSVNKRIFVVGFGLYGSIHGPTDYQVNIQIIHTDSNTVLGQNDTGFSCDGSASTFRVMFKEPVEMLPNVNYTACATLKGPDSHYGTKGLRKVTHESPTTGAKTCFTFCYAAGNNNGTSVEDGQIPEVIFYT